A genomic stretch from Solanum stenotomum isolate F172 chromosome 8, ASM1918654v1, whole genome shotgun sequence includes:
- the LOC125873356 gene encoding gibberellin 2-beta-dioxygenase 8: MSQSYYFESYPPLFRPPPNIPQIQESNSDETESLLLDSHIPVIDYFKCTTPTIRTTKYQDVNEDQNLISEACRDWGLFRLVNHGIPITLLNQVEEHAKKLFSLPYETKKAFFANSTSSSNFVCPISYFWGSPALSPSGAALAPKKGAQENNNQSLQWMEGFNVSLAQLSNIHYQDLLLETFRCLLEEYGKELSRVATEIFKILGPFESNYMSIETGLLRVYRYPRCLEPERTWGIDTHTDSSVLSIIHQDDVGGLQVYKDHQWIDVNPLPNTLIVNIGDMLQAMSDDRYMSVKHRVKVNKHKERISIGYFVFPAEDTIIQSTKYNPFSYADFRAQVQHDLKTLGLKTGLQKFKFS, from the exons ATGTCTCAATCTTATTACTTTGAATCCTACCCTCCTTTATTTCGACCACCACCAAACATCCCCCAAATTCAAGAATCCAACTCTGATGAAACAGAGTCACTTTTATTAGACTCTCATATCCCCGTTATTGACTATTTCAAATGCACAACTCCAACGATAAGGACAACAAAATATCAAGATGTTAACGAAGATCAAAATTTAATCAGTGAAGCTTGTAGAGATTGGGGATTATTTCGATTGGTGAACCATGGAATTCCAATTACTTTATTGAACCAAGTTGAAGAACATGCTAAAAAACTCTTTTCTTTGCCCTATGAAACTAAAAAGGCCTTTTTTGCTAATAGCACCAGCAGCAGCAATTTTGTTTGCCCCATTTCCTATTTTTGGGGCTCCCCTGCTCTATCACCCTCTGGCGCCGCACTAGCGCCAAAAAAAGGCgcacaagaaaataataatcagagCTTACAATGGATGGAAGGATTCAATGTTTCATTAGCTCAATTATCAAATATTCACTATCAAGATTTATTGCTGGAAACTTTCAG ATGCTTGCTAGAAGAATATGGGAAGGAGCTGTCTAGGGTGGCTACAGAAATATTCAAGATTTTGGGACCATTTGAGTCTAATTATATGTCCATAGAGACTGGTTTATTAAGGGTATATCGTTACCCAAGATGCCTAGAGCCAGAAAGAACGTGGGGAATTGACACACACACAGATAGCTCAGTACTTTCTATAATTCACCAAGATGATGTTGGTGGACTTCAAGTTTACAAAGATCATCAATGGATTGATGTCAATCCTCTCCCTAATACTCTTATTGTCAATATTGGTGACATGTTACAG GCAATGAGTGATGATAGATATATGAGTGTGAAGCATAGAGTGAAGGTGAATAAACACAAGGAGAGAATATCAATTGGTTATTTTGTGTTCCCAGCTGAAGATACTATCATTCAAAGCACAAAGTACAACCCCTTCAGTTACGCAGATTTTCGAGCACAAGTTCAACATGATTTGAAAACACTAGGCCTCAAAACTGgtcttcaaaaatttaaatttagttaa